One Bacteroidia bacterium genomic window, ATTTTCCATTTGATGTCCGTAAAATTTACGCCGCCCAATAATAAACCGATTGGAGGCATTAATACATCGCTTACGATGGACGTTACAATTTTGCCGAATGCAGCTCCAATTACAACGCCGACAGCTAAATCAAGTGCACTGCCTTTAAGCGCAAAATCTTTAAATTCTTGTACAATACTCATAGGATTTTTTTTAGTTAGTATTTGTTGCTGCGAAAATAATTTTTTTTTCGCGATGCAAAAATTATTTTTTTTTGTAATCAAAAAATTTAATTTCGACAAAGTTTTAAAAAGTGCCGTTGAAAAATTATTTTTTCAAATCGAAATAATAAAACGAACTCAAAGCCTAATTTAATTATTTTCGCATTTCTTTAAAAACAGATTAAAATGAACATTCTCATTCTTGGTTCGGGCGGTCGGGAACACGCATTCGCATGGAAAATCGCGCAAAGCAAAAAAAAAGCAACCCTTTTTATTGCGCCCGGAAATGCGGGAACAGCAGCCTTTGGCACCAATATTTCCATTTCAGCAACCGATTTTAATGCGGTAAAAAAATGCGTGTTGGAACACAACATAAATATGGTATTGGTGGGTCCGGAAGATCCTTTGGTAAAAGGGATTCACGATTTTTTTTTAGCAGATGATGTATTGAAAAATATTCCGGTAATTGGTCCACAAAAAGAAGGTGCGCAATTGGAAGGCAGCAAAGATTTTTCCAAACAGTTTATGATTCGCCATCAAATTCCGACGGCACGCTACCAAACATTTACAAAGGAAACACTCAATGATGGCTTACTTTTTTTAGAAACATTAAATGCTCCTTACGTATTAAAAGCCGATGGTTTGGCAGGCGGCAAAGGCGTTGTGATCCCGAATACATTGGAAGAAGCAAAAAAGGAATTTTCCGATATGCTTGTGAATGCCAAGTTTGGCGAGGCTTCCGCGAAAGTGGTAATTGAAGAATTTTTAAAAGGAATTGAACTTTCCGTGTTTGTGTTAACAGATGGAAAATCATATAAAATTTTGCCCTCCGCGAAAGATTATAAACGTATCGGCGAAGGCGATACAGGCTTAAATACAGGCGGGATGGGCGCTGTTTCTCCGGTTCCTTTTGCAGATGAACCCTTCTTAAAAAAAGTAGAAGAACGCGTTATTATTCCGACAATTGAAGGATTAAAAAAAGAAAATATTCCATACAAAGGATTTATTTTTATTGGATTAATGAATGTGAACGGAGATCCTTTTGTGATTGAATACAACGTGCGCATGGGCGATCCGGAAACGGAAGTAGTGATTCCGCGCATTCAATCTGATTTTTTAGATTTGTTGGAAGGTGTCGCTAATACAACGCTTTCAGAAAAAAATTTCGAAACGGATTCGCGTTACGCAACCACTGTAATGCTTGTTTCTGGAGGTTATCCGGAAGAATATGAAACTGGAAAAATAATTTCCGGGTTGGAAAAAGTAAGTGACAGTATTGCTTTTCATGCGGGAACAAAAAGCGAAAATGGAATTGTAAAAACGAACGGCGGACGCGTTATTACTATTACTTCGTATGGTGAAACGATGCGCGAAGCCTTGCAAAAATCATTCGCGAACGCGAAGAAAATCAGTTACGAAAAAAAATATTTCAGAAGAGATATTGGTTCCGATCTTCCATAAAAAAAGCCATTGTCGCAAAACAATAGCTCAAAAAATTAATTTTTCGAAAGGGAAAAGCGCTTATTTCAAAGTGCCGTTTTCTTCGGACTCTTTGTCGTAACGCTTCATCTGAGTAAACCAAATACCGAATGCAATAAAGCCCATTACAATAAAAATAGTTGCAGGAATAGCTCTCAATTTTTCCATCAAACGGAATAAATCTTCGAATAAATTACCAAGTCCGTTAAAAATATCTGTCATATTCATAGGAATATCTTTTTAAGATTAATGAGTGCAAATGTAAAAATAATTCCGGAAATCGAACGTAAAAAAAATTAATTTTGGAAGGTTAAAAAACAGCTATGTTCATTCGCTTTTTCAAATCATCGCAACCAGCCTCGTTTATTTTTTTGCCTTTATTGGCTTTGCTATTGTGGGTTCCGGCGTTTTTAAAACCGCTTCCGCCAAGTGCTTTACAACCTGTTTTTTTATATGCTGCGCTTGCGCAAGCACTTCAAAATAGTGCTTTTTTATCCGTATTAATCGCTTTTTTACTTGTTATTGGAGAAGCTTTTTTACTCAATTATATTGTCAATAAACATGAAATAGCGGAAAAAAAATCGCAATTGCCCGCCATGTTTTATATTCTTTTCATGAGCAATTCCAAGCCGATGTTAAGCTTGCATCCCATTTTAATTGCGCATCTTTTTATATTGTTGATGCTAAATAAATTAATGAATTCGTACCGAAAAGATTCTGCGTTTTCAGATGTTTTTGACGCGTCTCTTTTATTGGCGGTCGCTTCCTTTTTTTATTTACCGACACTCGTTTTTATTCCAATTCTGTGGATTTCATTCATCATATTTCGTCCATTTATTTGGCGCGAATGGGTTATTTCTATTTTTGGATTGCTGACGCCATTTCTTTTTTTAGCGTTTTTTTATTTTTGGAAAAACGATTTGTCGGTGATGCGCACCGAATTTGTTTTTCGCCCTTTTCCTTCTGGGAAACCGGATTTAAAACTTTCTTTTTATTTTTATTTATTGGCGTTTATGTTTTTGTTTGTCAGCTTCCTTTCCTTATCCAGATTGGCTTTCACAATTTCCATGAATAAATTAAAAACCAAAAAGGCACAAACGCTTTTAATTTGGGTGGTTGTTTTCGGATTGTTCACTTTGTTTTTTGCGCCCGCCGTTTCTTCGGTTTATTTTGCTTTTATGAGTATTCCGGCAGCGGTTTTTGTGGGAAATTATTTTTTGAACTTAAAAAAAACAGCTTGGGCAGAAATTCTTTTTTTATTGATTTTAGCGTCTGTCGCGCTGAATTTTAATTTTTGATTCGGAAAAAAAGGGCTTCAAAAAAATAATTTTCTGAACAGAAATAAACACATTCAAAAAAATAATTTTTCAAACCTCTTTTTTTTGAAAAGAACGCAATATCATTCTTATTAACACAATTCGATTAATTGCGCGTTTTTTTGTTCTTTTGCAAAATAGGTTTTTCTCACATTAAAAAAATAATTTTTCAAGTATGGATAATACTATTACAGCAACTTCTTTTCAGTTTCAAGGACAAACAAAATTTTACAAAGGCAAAGTACGCGATGTTTATACCATCAAGGATAAATTGTTGGTTATGGTGGCATCCGACCGAATTTCTGCCTTCGATGTGGTGTTACCAAAAGGCATTCCCTACAAAGGCCAGGTACTCAACCAAATTGCAGCAAAATTTTTAAACGCAACCACTGATATTGTTCCGAACTGGATTCTGGGAATGCCCGATCCCGTAGTAAGCATTGGTAAATTGTGTACTCCTTTTAAAGTAGAAATGGTTATTCGCGGCTATCTTTCTGGTCATGCTTGGCGCGAATACAAATCTGGGGAACGTATTATTTGTGGCGTTGAAATGCCTGATGGAATGCGCGAAAACGATCGGTTTCCAGAACCGATTATCACGCCAAGTACTAAGGCAGACGTAGGACACGATGAAGATATTTCGCGTGAAAATATTTTAAAAAATAATATTGTTTCCGAAGCAGATTATAGTCAATTGGAAAAATATACGCGCGCTTTATTTCAACGTGGCACAGAAATGGCAGCCGCCAAAGGCTTGATTTTAGTGGATACAAAATATGAATTTGGCAAAGCCGATGGAAAAATATTTTTAATTGATGAAATTCATACGCCCGATTCTTCTCGTTATTTTTACAAAGAAGGCTACGAAATCCGTCAACAAAAAGGCGAAGCACAAAAACAATTGTCAAAAGAATTTGTGCGTCAATGGTTAATCGAAAATGGATTTCAAGGAAAAGAAGGACAGATGATTCCTCACATGAGCGACGAATGGATTAACACAATTTCCGAACGCTACATTGAATTATACGAAAAAATTATTGGAGAAAAATTTGTGCGTTCTGATGTTTCAGATGTTCTAAAACGCGTAGAAAAAAACATCATTTCTTTTTTAGAAAAAACGGTATAATCGAAAAACAATTATATTTGGACAAATAATCAATTAAAAATAAAAAATTATGGCAAAAGGGACAATTACGAAAATGGGTCCACAACCCAGTGGTAAACTAACATGTGTAGGGTCTATTCAAGACGAAAGCGGCACAGTAGTTCCTTTTCAACAAGATTATGCAGTAGCTTTAGGACTTGCTGTTGGCTCAAGAGTTTCTTATGAAACGATAACAACTCCTGCTACTGGAAAACTTGCAAACTCACTTACGCCACTTGAAAAAGGGAAGATACTAACAGTTAATACTGATAATCAAACAGGAACATTATCCGATAATGCTTCTGGAAATGAGATACCATTTGATCAATCTTATTTGAAAGAATCGGGCATTTCCGTAGGTTCTATTGTGAAATATGAAACTGTTGATATACCTGCAGGCGGTGGTGTTCCGGCACAAACAATAGCCGTTTCTTTGGTATTTGTAAGAAATTAGAGAATACCGTTTTACGCTCTATTTTCATAGGTCTTTAGTGACTTATCGGTTTTTCTTATTTTTATAATTGATTTTTATGCGAGTTATTAATCGTAGGAAAAAATATTTTTTGTTTAGCTTCTTTATTGCTTGGTGTGGCTTATCTGAAGCACAACAATATAAAATTGATTCGCTGCAAAAAAAGCTGATTGTTACTTCAGCCGACAATCAGCGAATGGAGATTTTGGATAAAATCGGAGCCTATTTTTATTCCACAAATATAGACAGTTCTATATTATACCGGAAACGAGCACTTGCCATTGCCTTAGAAACTAAAAATACAAAAGTTCAAATAAAATTATTGGCTAAAATAGGAGCTACTTACTACGAGCAGAACTCCTCTGATTCGGCAATGTTTTACTTTCTGAAAAATTTGGTATTAGAAGAAAACAATCATTCTCAAAAACAAGAAGCAAACACGCTTATTGGCATAGGAAATATTTATTTTGACCAACAAAATTTCGATAAATCCAGTTCGTATTTTAAACAAAGTCTTGCTATTGCTACGCAAATAAAAGATACGTTTAGCCTTATAAGCGCGCTGAGCAGCCTCGGCAGCATTTATTTTGAGCAGAACAAAGATACCGCTGCCAATACTTATTTTTCACTCGCATTGCATTTATCTCAAATTACCCAAAACAATTATACACTACCGATTCTATTTGGAAATTTAGGCTCGGTATGTAATGATTTGAAAAAGTACGATGAAGCATTGGGATATTACCAAAATGCTTTAGCGATATACAAGAAAGCAGCGAATTCTGATGGAATTATTGTGAACACAATAAATATTGGTAATACTTATGAAGGGAAGGGAGATTATAAACAGGCGCTTTTATACGACACCTTAGGTTTGAAGATGGCAAGAAATATTAACAATCACGAAGACATTTTAAATAGTTTATTCTATACTTCAGAAGCTTATAAAGGATTCGGCGATTTGCCTAAATCATACGATTATTTAAAAAAATACGCGGACTACAAAGACACTGTTTTTCAATTTTCGAATGCTAAAAGTGTAGCTGATATGCAAACTAAATACGAAACCGATAAAAAACAAAAAGAAAATCAACTTTTACTTCAAAAAAATAAATTACAAGATTTAGATTTAAAACAAAAAAGTTTTTTTATCCGCGCTGTTATTATCGGCTGCATCTTCCTGATTTTGTTAATTTTCATTGTTTACAATCGTTACCGATTAAAACAAAAAGCCAATGAGCAACTCGAAATTGCTTATCGAGAAATTGATACGAAAAATAAAATAGTTGAAGAAAAAAACAAAGATATTACCGATAGTATTTATTACGCTCGGCGAATACAACGTGCATTGCTTACTTCCGAAAAGTATTTGGAAAAACAATTGCCAGATTATTTTATTTTATACCAACCGAAAGACATTGTAAGTGGCGATTTTTATTGGGCATTAAATACCGAAAATAAATTTTTTATAGCAACCGCAGATTGTACAGGTCATGGCGTTCCTGGCGCATTTATGAGCATGCTCGGAATTAATTTTTTGAATGAAATTGTGATTGAAAAAAAGATACTTGAACCGAATAAAATAATAGGCGAATTGCGTCAGAATATTATTCATGCACTTAATCCGGAAGATACACAAGAGGAATCGAAAGACGGAATGGACATGGTTTTGTGCGCATTCGATTTCAAGAATAAAAATTTAAAATTAGCAGCTTCCAATAATCCAGTTTGGATTGTTCGGAATGTAGAAAATAGCTCCCCATTTTTGGAAGAAATAAAGCCGGATAAATTTCCTGTGGGAAAACACGATCAAGACAAAATCCCTTTTACCGCATACGAAACAACACTTCAAAAAGGCGATGTAGTATATACCTTTACGGATGGTTATGCCGATCAATTTGGTGGGCCGAAAGGTAAAAAATTCAAATACAAACAATTAAAAGAATTAGTACTTGCTAACTTTTCAAAACCGATGAGTGAACAACAAAAAATAATTACAGAAACACTCGCTAATTGGAAAGGAAATTTGGAACAAGTAGATGATATTTTACTGATTGGAATAAAAGTTTAAAATGAGGATTCGAAAAAATATTTTTTTGACGAGTATTTTTATTGCATTTATTTGCGCGGCTTTTGCGCAACAATCAACTATAGACTCCCTCCAAAATAAACTCAAAACCACTGCGGAAGACACGAATAAATTAAAAACTTTAAATGACCTTGGAGAACGTCTTTGGAGAAAAGGCGACAATATTTCCGCGATGAATATTTCCAATCAAGCCAAAACGCTCGCTGAAAAATTAATATCTTCTTCAACACAAAAAGAGCAACGTCTCGCAAAACACGAACTCGCAAGTGCTTACAGCAATATTGGTACTATTTACGACATTCAGGGTAATTATGCAGAAGCATTAAAAAATGAAATTGCTGCATTAAATATTCGAAAAGAAATTAACGATATCGGAAATTATCCAAATTCTTACATTAATATGGGAATTACTTACGATGAGCAA contains:
- a CDS encoding phosphoribosylaminoimidazolesuccinocarboxamide synthase; translation: MDNTITATSFQFQGQTKFYKGKVRDVYTIKDKLLVMVASDRISAFDVVLPKGIPYKGQVLNQIAAKFLNATTDIVPNWILGMPDPVVSIGKLCTPFKVEMVIRGYLSGHAWREYKSGERIICGVEMPDGMRENDRFPEPIITPSTKADVGHDEDISRENILKNNIVSEADYSQLEKYTRALFQRGTEMAAAKGLILVDTKYEFGKADGKIFLIDEIHTPDSSRYFYKEGYEIRQQKGEAQKQLSKEFVRQWLIENGFQGKEGQMIPHMSDEWINTISERYIELYEKIIGEKFVRSDVSDVLKRVEKNIISFLEKTV
- a CDS encoding tetratricopeptide repeat protein, with the translated sequence MRIRKNIFLTSIFIAFICAAFAQQSTIDSLQNKLKTTAEDTNKLKTLNDLGERLWRKGDNISAMNISNQAKTLAEKLISSSTQKEQRLAKHELASAYSNIGTIYDIQGNYAEALKNEIAALNIRKEINDIGNYPNSYINMGITYDEQGDYSEALENYLEALKLVKQKSDKHEMAIILGSIGIVYKEQGNYPEAFKNEFKSLEINQELNNKDDIAITYENIGSCYKDQGNYPEAFKEYQLALGFYKQVDDKE
- a CDS encoding tetratricopeptide repeat protein — translated: MFSFFIAWCGLSEAQQYKIDSLQKKLIVTSADNQRMEILDKIGAYFYSTNIDSSILYRKRALAIALETKNTKVQIKLLAKIGATYYEQNSSDSAMFYFLKNLVLEENNHSQKQEANTLIGIGNIYFDQQNFDKSSSYFKQSLAIATQIKDTFSLISALSSLGSIYFEQNKDTAANTYFSLALHLSQITQNNYTLPILFGNLGSVCNDLKKYDEALGYYQNALAIYKKAANSDGIIVNTINIGNTYEGKGDYKQALLYDTLGLKMARNINNHEDILNSLFYTSEAYKGFGDLPKSYDYLKKYADYKDTVFQFSNAKSVADMQTKYETDKKQKENQLLLQKNKLQDLDLKQKSFFIRAVIIGCIFLILLIFIVYNRYRLKQKANEQLEIAYREIDTKNKIVEEKNKDITDSIYYARRIQRALLTSEKYLEKQLPDYFILYQPKDIVSGDFYWALNTENKFFIATADCTGHGVPGAFMSMLGINFLNEIVIEKKILEPNKIIGELRQNIIHALNPEDTQEESKDGMDMVLCAFDFKNKNLKLAASNNPVWIVRNVENSSPFLEEIKPDKFPVGKHDQDKIPFTAYETTLQKGDVVYTFTDGYADQFGGPKGKKFKYKQLKELVLANFSKPMSEQQKIITETLANWKGNLEQVDDILLIGIKV
- a CDS encoding DUF6427 family protein, giving the protein MFIRFFKSSQPASFIFLPLLALLLWVPAFLKPLPPSALQPVFLYAALAQALQNSAFLSVLIAFLLVIGEAFLLNYIVNKHEIAEKKSQLPAMFYILFMSNSKPMLSLHPILIAHLFILLMLNKLMNSYRKDSAFSDVFDASLLLAVASFFYLPTLVFIPILWISFIIFRPFIWREWVISIFGLLTPFLFLAFFYFWKNDLSVMRTEFVFRPFPSGKPDLKLSFYFYLLAFMFLFVSFLSLSRLAFTISMNKLKTKKAQTLLIWVVVFGLFTLFFAPAVSSVYFAFMSIPAAVFVGNYFLNLKKTAWAEILFLLILASVALNFNF
- the purD gene encoding phosphoribosylamine--glycine ligase, with amino-acid sequence MNILILGSGGREHAFAWKIAQSKKKATLFIAPGNAGTAAFGTNISISATDFNAVKKCVLEHNINMVLVGPEDPLVKGIHDFFLADDVLKNIPVIGPQKEGAQLEGSKDFSKQFMIRHQIPTARYQTFTKETLNDGLLFLETLNAPYVLKADGLAGGKGVVIPNTLEEAKKEFSDMLVNAKFGEASAKVVIEEFLKGIELSVFVLTDGKSYKILPSAKDYKRIGEGDTGLNTGGMGAVSPVPFADEPFLKKVEERVIIPTIEGLKKENIPYKGFIFIGLMNVNGDPFVIEYNVRMGDPETEVVIPRIQSDFLDLLEGVANTTLSEKNFETDSRYATTVMLVSGGYPEEYETGKIISGLEKVSDSIAFHAGTKSENGIVKTNGGRVITITSYGETMREALQKSFANAKKISYEKKYFRRDIGSDLP
- a CDS encoding uracil phosphoribosyltransferase, with amino-acid sequence MNMTDIFNGLGNLFEDLFRLMEKLRAIPATIFIVMGFIAFGIWFTQMKRYDKESEENGTLK